The DNA segment TAATAGCCTGTAAATATAATTAAAAACATACGGATAGGCAAGATATATTACGAATGGCTGCGTAATAGTGTTGTGCTTTAAATTCGCGGCAAATAGCCTGTGACTATTTTTCTCCTGTGGTCAGTGGCGCGTATAAACGTCTGGAAACGTTCACCTTTATAGGCACAGTGCATCCTATCTGTGTTGAATAGTTGCATAAAAACTTACAAAGATTTGAAAAAGGGCAAGTTTTGTGCGTATTAGATTGTCTTACAGTCTTACCGTCTTACAGTCCTACTCAACCGTCACCGACTTCGCCAGGTTCCTTGGCTGGTCTACATTACAACCGCGCATTACGGCTATATGGTAGGATAATAGCTGGAGCGGAATGGTTGCCAGGAGAGGGACCAATAATTCTTCTGTTTCGGGAATCTCGATAATGTGATCAGCAAGGTCACGCACCAGTTCATCATTTTCGGTCACAATCGCGATTACTTTACCCTTTCTGGCTTTCACTTCCTGGATGTTACTGAGAGCCTTCTCGTAAGTGCCTTTATTAGTGGCGATGAATACTACAGGCATCTCTTCGTCGATAAGGGCAATGGGCCCGTGCTTCATCTCAGCGGCGGGATAACCTTCAGCATGAATATACGAGATTTCCTTCAACTTAAGGGCACCTTCCAGGGCAACCGGAAAATTATACCCGCGGCCTAAATAGAGGAAATTCCGGTGGTCTTTGTATAATCCCGCAATTTTCTTAACGACCGGATCAACGAGAAGGGTTTTTGCGACTTTTTCCGGTATCTGGTCGAGTTCATGGAGGATACGGATGAATCGTGATTTCGGAACGCTTCCTTTCTTCTGCGCAATAGTCAGCGCCAGCAAAATAAGTACGGTTACCTGTGAAGTGAAAGCCTTGGTGGAGGCTACCCCGATCTCAGGCCCGGCATGCGTGTAAGAACCGGCATCCGTGGCTCGTGCAATGGATGACCCGACAACATTACAGATGCCAAGGATAGTTGCACCACGGCCCTTGGCCAGGTCGATGGCCGCCAGGGTATCGGCAGTTTCACCGGATTGGGAGATAGCAATAACCACATCTTTTTCACAAAGGATTGGGTTGCGGTACCGGAACTCAGAGGCATATTCCACTTCCACAGGGATCCTGGCCAGATCCTCGATCAGATATTCCCCGACCAGGGCGGCATGCCAGGAAGT comes from the Bacteroidales bacterium genome and includes:
- the glmS gene encoding glutamine--fructose-6-phosphate transaminase (isomerizing); translation: MCGIIAYLGPKEAYPILMKGLYRLEYRGYDSAGLAILNDSLKVFKTKGKVADLEELTKKMDLTGTVGIAHTRWATHGEPNDINAHPHYSQSKNLAIIHNGIIENYLTLKKELINRGYVFTSNTDTEALVHLIEDIQVHENVDLVEAVRIALNQVIGAYAIVVISKNHPDMLIAARKSSPLVVGIGIDEFFIASDATPIVEYTKDVVYLNDEELAILRRRKPLKILTIKNKEKTPYIQKLELNLTALEKGGYKHFMLKEIFEQPRSIRDSMRGRLRLQEGIVSLGGIVDYEQKLVNAERIIIVACGTSWHAALVGEYLIEDLARIPVEVEYASEFRYRNPILCEKDVVIAISQSGETADTLAAIDLAKGRGATILGICNVVGSSIARATDAGSYTHAGPEIGVASTKAFTSQVTVLILLALTIAQKKGSVPKSRFIRILHELDQIPEKVAKTLLVDPVVKKIAGLYKDHRNFLYLGRGYNFPVALEGALKLKEISYIHAEGYPAAEMKHGPIALIDEEMPVVFIATNKGTYEKALSNIQEVKARKGKVIAIVTENDELVRDLADHIIEIPETEELLVPLLATIPLQLLSYHIAVMRGCNVDQPRNLAKSVTVE